The Gammaproteobacteria bacterium nucleotide sequence CATCTGGGGGATCCACCCGGCCGAGGCCGTACCGGGCGATGCGCTGCTCGCGGCCCTGGCCGCTTGCACGGACTGCCCCTGGGCGTTCTTCTATATGGAGGACTGACGTCCGGCGCGGAGGCATCCTACGCAAAGACCCGGCCACGGTCGTGCGCTGGCGAATGCCCCTTGGACACCGGCATTCCTGCATTTTTCGTGTGCTTACGCGCCAGAAGCTGCATCTTTTTGGGTGAATCACCGTCCCCGACTGTGCGACAATGCCGCCCTGTTCAAGAACCGGCGCCGACGCTCCCGTCCGTCCGGCCAGCGGAGGCACTCAGCGATGCCCAGTGAAGAGATTTCCAAAGAAGAGCGCATCCTGCGCATGATGAAGAAGGTCCTCACCGACGTGGCCAAGGATACCCATGGCCAGCCCGGTTTCAGCCATCCCCTGTCGGACAACACCATCCAGGGTATCCGCGAGTGCCTGGCGCTGATCGCCGGCCGCGAGCGC carries:
- a CDS encoding segregation and condensation protein A, translating into MPSEEISKEERILRMMKKVLTDVAKDTHGQPGFSHPLSDNTIQGIRECLALIAGRERELVEARGKSMSMRPHFIDEPKKTVVVSLDKLKKSKPADDS